A region of Haliotis asinina isolate JCU_RB_2024 chromosome 7, JCU_Hal_asi_v2, whole genome shotgun sequence DNA encodes the following proteins:
- the LOC137291944 gene encoding DNA ligase 1-like, whose translation MLFSFPCVKEVYDKEVYDKEVNDKEVYDKEVNDKEVNDKEVYYKEVNDKEVNDKEVYDKEVYDKEVNDKEVYDKEVYDKEVYDKEVNDKEVYDKEVYDKEVNDKEVNDKEVNDKEVYDKEVYDKEVYDKEVYYKEVNDKEVNDKEVYYKEVNDKEVNDKEVYDKEVYYKEVNDKEVNDKEVYDKEVNDNEVNDKEVYDKEVYDKEVNDKEVNDNEVNDKEVYDKEVYDKEVNDKEVNDKEVYDKEVYDKEVYDKEVYDKEVNDKEVNDKEVNDKEVNDKEVNDKEVYEKEVNDKEVNDKEVYDKEVNDKEVNDKEVYDKEVYDKEVYDKEVNDKEVNDKEVYDKEVNDKEVNDKEVNDKEVYDKEVNDKEVYDKEVYDKEVNDKEVNDKEVNDKASPQGNQ comes from the coding sequence ATGTTGTTCTCATTTCCTTGCGTCAAGGAAGTGTATGACAAGGAAGTGTATGACAAGGAAGTGAATGACAAGGAAGTGTATGACAAGGAAGTGAATGACAAGGAAGTGAATGACAAGGAAGTGTATTACAAGGAAGTGAATGACAAGGAAGTGAATGACAAGGAAGTGTATGACAAGGAAGTGTATGACAAGGAAGTGAATGACAAGGAAGTGTATGACAAGGAAGTGTATGACAAGGAAGTGTATGACAAGGAAGTGAATGACAAGGAAGTGTATGACAAGGAAGTGTATGACAAGGAAGTGAATGACAAGGAAGTGAATGACAAGGAAGTGAATGACAAGGAAGTGTATGACAAGGAAGTGTATGACAAGGAAGTGTATGACAAGGAAGTGTATTACAAGGAAGTGAATGACAAGGAAGTGAATGACAAGGAAGTGTATTACAAGGAAGTGAATGACAAGGAAGTGAATGACAAGGAAGTGTATGACAAGGAAGTGTATTACAAGGAAGTGAATGACAAGGAAGTGAATGACAAGGAAGTGTATGACAAGGAAGTGAATGACAATGAAGTGAATGACAAGGAAGTGTATGACAAGGAAGTGTATGACAAGGAAGTGAATGACAAGGAAGTGAATGACAATGAAGTGAATGACAAGGAAGTGTATGACAAGGAAGTGTATGACAAGGAAGTGAATGACAAGGAAGTGAATGACAAGGAAGTGTATGACAAGGAAGTGTATGACAAGGAAGTGTATGACAAAGAAGTGTATGACAAGGAAGTGAATGACAAGGAAGTGAATGACAAGGAAGTGAATGACAAGGAAGTGAATGACAAGGAAGTGAATGACAAGGAAGTGTATGAAAAGGAAGTGAATGACAAGGAAGTGAATGACAAGGAAGTGTATGACAAGGAAGTGAATGACAAGGAAGTGAATGACAAGGAAGTGTATGACAAGGAAGTGTATGACAAGGAAGTGTATGACAAGGAAGTGAATGACAAGGAAGTGAATGACAAGGAAGTGTATGACAAGGAAGTGAATGACAAGGAAGTGAATGACAAGGAAGTGAATGACAAGGAAGTGTATGACAAGGAAGTGAATGACAAGGAAGTGTATGACAAGGAAGTGTATGACAAGGAAGTGAATGACAAGGAAGTGAATGACAAGGAAGTGAATGACAAGGCTAGTCCACAAGGAAATCAATAG